The Streptomonospora litoralis genome window below encodes:
- a CDS encoding ATP-binding protein, giving the protein MTEETAAPSPGATDVRDAVTVRMPADSAYLSVLRTATAGLAARLDFTLDEIEDLRIGVDEACAMLLTQALPGTDLTTDFELTGDGMRISVSVLTADGRLPARDTFAWTVLSALAGEVDADAGPDDRVSIVLHKRRGVAETA; this is encoded by the coding sequence TGCGTGACGCTGTGACGGTCCGGATGCCGGCCGACAGTGCCTATCTGTCCGTCCTGCGCACCGCCACGGCGGGCTTGGCGGCACGACTCGACTTCACCCTCGACGAGATCGAGGACCTGCGCATCGGGGTCGACGAGGCGTGCGCGATGCTGCTCACGCAGGCATTGCCGGGGACCGACCTGACCACCGACTTCGAACTCACCGGGGACGGCATGCGCATCTCCGTCTCGGTGCTGACAGCCGACGGCCGGCTCCCCGCGCGCGACACGTTCGCCTGGACCGTCCTCTCGGCCCTGGCCGGAGAGGTCGACGCCGACGCCGGCCCTGACGACCGCGTCTCCATCGTGCTGCACAAACGGCGCGGCGTGGCGGAGACGGCGTGA
- a CDS encoding sensor histidine kinase, with protein MPHLSDLIRRYTALKTADLEWFHSLVSDWQLLADLSFADLVLWVRLRDDTGWVAVSQMRPTTGPTAFQDDLVEATLRDDVSGIAAEPGRLSGRRLLIDRAWHEGRICREGDPDWSGGVPVREETIPVRRAGKLIGVIQRSTNLSSARTPSRLELTYLQSASDLAQMIAEGEFPFSDQGPLMVRSPRVGDGLLRLDQDGEVVYASPNALSAYRRLGLTADLVGARLAHTTLELAAAADARDESLTWTAGGRVPQEAEVEGRGSTIQLRSIPLVVGGVRIGALVMVRDVTELRRRERELMTKDATIREIHHRVKNNLQTVAALLRLQSRRLEVPEGRAALDEAVRRVGSIAIVHEMLSHTPDEVVDFDDIADRVIEMAAEVSSTEAEVHPRREGQFGLLSALVATPLSMVLAELVQNAVEHGLRYGPGRIEVRARRDDAPLNEEDGGGRLLIEVTDDGGGLPDDFDVEGTASLGLQIVRTLIVGELGGSLEIKPQENGGTKVAIELPVERHFEPYN; from the coding sequence GTGCCTCACCTCAGTGATCTCATCCGACGCTATACGGCGCTCAAGACGGCCGATCTGGAGTGGTTCCACTCGCTGGTATCGGACTGGCAGCTGCTGGCCGACCTCTCCTTCGCCGACCTGGTGCTGTGGGTGCGCCTGCGTGACGACACCGGCTGGGTGGCGGTCTCCCAGATGCGGCCCACCACGGGTCCCACCGCTTTCCAGGACGACCTGGTCGAGGCCACGCTGCGCGACGATGTGAGCGGGATCGCCGCGGAACCGGGGCGGCTGTCGGGCCGGCGCCTGCTCATCGACCGCGCCTGGCACGAGGGGCGCATCTGCCGCGAGGGCGACCCCGACTGGTCCGGCGGCGTGCCCGTGCGCGAGGAGACCATTCCGGTGCGGCGCGCGGGCAAGCTGATCGGGGTGATCCAGCGCAGCACCAATCTCAGTTCGGCGCGCACGCCGAGCCGGCTGGAACTGACCTACCTGCAGAGCGCCAGCGATCTCGCGCAGATGATCGCCGAGGGCGAGTTCCCGTTCAGCGACCAGGGGCCGCTGATGGTGCGCTCACCGCGGGTGGGCGACGGGCTGCTGCGACTGGACCAGGACGGCGAGGTGGTCTACGCGAGCCCCAACGCGCTGTCCGCCTACCGGCGTCTTGGGCTGACCGCCGACCTGGTGGGTGCGCGCCTGGCCCACACCACGCTGGAGCTGGCCGCGGCCGCCGACGCCCGCGACGAGTCGCTGACCTGGACCGCCGGGGGCCGGGTGCCTCAGGAGGCCGAGGTCGAGGGCCGCGGCTCCACCATCCAGCTGCGTTCCATCCCGCTGGTTGTTGGCGGGGTGCGCATCGGTGCGCTGGTCATGGTGCGCGACGTCACCGAGCTGCGCCGCCGTGAGCGCGAGCTGATGACCAAGGACGCCACCATCCGGGAGATCCATCACCGGGTGAAGAACAATCTGCAGACGGTCGCCGCGCTGCTGCGCCTGCAGTCGAGGCGGCTGGAGGTCCCCGAGGGGCGCGCAGCACTGGACGAGGCGGTGCGCAGGGTCGGCTCGATCGCCATCGTGCACGAGATGCTCTCGCACACCCCCGACGAGGTGGTCGACTTCGACGACATCGCCGACCGCGTCATCGAGATGGCCGCCGAGGTCTCCTCCACCGAGGCGGAGGTGCATCCCCGCCGCGAGGGGCAGTTCGGGCTGCTGTCGGCGCTGGTGGCCACCCCGTTGTCGATGGTGCTCGCCGAACTGGTGCAGAACGCGGTCGAGCACGGGCTGCGCTACGGGCCCGGCCGCATAGAGGTGCGGGCCCGGCGCGACGACGCACCGCTGAACGAGGAGGACGGCGGCGGCCGGCTACTCATCGAGGTGACCGACGACGGCGGCGGGCTCCCCGACGACTTCGACGTCGAGGGCACCGCGAGCCTGGGTCTGCAGATCGTGCGCACGCTCATCGTCGGCGAGCTCGGCGGGTCGCTGGAGATCAAGCCCCAGGAGAACGGCGGCACCAAGGTCGCGATCGAACTGCCGGTCGAGCGCCACTTCGAGCCCTACAACTGA
- a CDS encoding diacylglycerol/lipid kinase family protein — translation MRALFIVNPQATTTTPRSRDVLVGAIAREMELDVAQTEYRDHARELAQQAAAEGYELVISLGGDGTVNEIVNGLLATPEGLQRPSFAALPGGSANVFVRALGLPADPIEATGAVLEAARAGERRSVGLGRLRSDTDDRYFTFCAGFGWDADVVHEVDRMRRSGRRASPGLYISTALKLFLRGDVSVPSLRIEAPGHEPVHDLYFALATNTTPWTYAGAVPVQPTPRSRFGLGLDVFALTQVRTVRTAQLLRQMLSHRGVPPYGPGYVSWHDKSAVQITSRTPRAFQIDGEYLGHRKRVNLESVPKALRIVG, via the coding sequence GTGCGCGCCCTGTTCATCGTCAATCCGCAGGCCACTACGACCACGCCCCGCTCCCGCGATGTCCTGGTCGGTGCCATCGCCCGCGAGATGGAGCTGGACGTCGCCCAGACGGAGTACCGCGACCACGCCCGCGAGCTGGCTCAGCAGGCGGCGGCCGAGGGCTACGAGCTCGTCATCAGCCTCGGCGGCGACGGCACGGTGAACGAGATCGTCAACGGCCTGCTGGCCACCCCGGAAGGGCTGCAGAGGCCCAGTTTCGCGGCTCTGCCCGGCGGCAGCGCCAACGTCTTCGTCCGGGCGCTTGGCCTGCCCGCCGACCCCATCGAGGCCACCGGCGCCGTACTGGAGGCGGCACGGGCCGGCGAGCGCCGCTCGGTGGGGCTGGGGCGCCTGCGCAGCGACACCGACGACCGGTACTTCACCTTCTGCGCCGGGTTCGGCTGGGACGCCGACGTGGTGCACGAGGTCGACCGGATGCGGCGCAGCGGGCGGCGCGCCTCACCGGGGCTCTACATCTCGACGGCGCTGAAGCTGTTCCTGCGCGGCGACGTCAGCGTGCCCTCGCTGCGCATCGAGGCTCCGGGCCACGAACCGGTGCACGACCTGTACTTCGCACTGGCCACCAACACCACGCCGTGGACCTACGCGGGGGCCGTCCCGGTACAGCCCACGCCGCGCTCCCGGTTCGGCCTGGGCCTGGACGTGTTCGCGCTGACGCAGGTGCGCACCGTCCGCACCGCCCAACTGCTGCGCCAGATGCTCTCGCACCGGGGCGTGCCGCCCTACGGTCCGGGCTACGTGTCGTGGCACGACAAGAGCGCGGTACAGATCACATCGCGCACTCCGCGGGCATTCCAGATCGACGGCGAATACCTCGGACACCGAAAACGGGTCAATCTCGAATCCGTACCGAAGGCATTACGAATCGTCGGTTAA
- a CDS encoding WhiB family transcriptional regulator codes for MDWRHHAACQDEDPELFFPIGNSGPALIQIEEAKEVCRACPVSSACLRWALESGQDGGVWGGMSEDERRALKRRRTPTAMARSSL; via the coding sequence ATGGACTGGCGTCACCACGCCGCCTGCCAAGACGAGGACCCCGAGCTGTTCTTCCCGATCGGGAACTCCGGCCCGGCCCTGATCCAGATCGAGGAGGCCAAAGAGGTGTGCCGGGCCTGCCCGGTGAGCAGCGCGTGCCTTCGCTGGGCCCTGGAGTCCGGCCAGGACGGCGGTGTGTGGGGCGGGATGAGCGAGGACGAGCGCCGCGCGCTGAAGCGCCGCCGCACCCCCACCGCCATGGCGCGTTCCTCGCTCTGA
- a CDS encoding acetolactate synthase: protein MSTPPVPVPPPFTGRLSGHGGAHAVEVARHHGIDTMFTLSGGHVFPLYDGAVKPETTMRLLDVRHEQTAVFAAEGIGKLTRRAGLAVVTAGPGVTNAVSGVAGARFSGSPLILVGGRAPDSRWGQGLLQELDQPPLLDSVTKRAWTVHATDGIGAALDEAALLANGAHRGPVFLDIPMDRLYDQAEVELAPSGGAADRAPDPGRVSEAARLIGEAERPVLVYGSDVWLDGAAQEALEAAEELRIPVITNGQGRGVLPGGHPLLANRARGAALGRADLVVVVGTPLDFRLGHGLFGGKDGYPLARVVHVADSAEQVTEHMTPAAAVWGDLAAALRGIAGAAKPTAAADSWRTEIAEAAAAATASDSDALASESDPIHPARIYGELNRLLDDDAVVIGDGGDFVSYAGKYVEPRHPGQWLDPGPFGCLGTGMGYSIAARLARPSSQVVTLLGDGAAGFSLMDVDTLVRHRLPVVMVCGNNGIWGLEKAPMQMLYGYDVAAELRPQTRYDEVVRALGGGGELVTDPAEIGPALRRAFDSGVPYMVNVATDPGDLYPRKTMGV from the coding sequence ATGTCCACACCGCCGGTCCCCGTACCGCCGCCCTTCACCGGACGCCTGAGCGGGCACGGCGGTGCGCACGCCGTCGAGGTCGCCCGCCACCACGGCATCGACACCATGTTCACTCTCAGCGGCGGACACGTCTTCCCTCTCTACGACGGCGCGGTCAAGCCCGAGACCACGATGCGGCTGCTCGACGTCCGCCACGAGCAGACCGCCGTCTTCGCCGCCGAGGGCATCGGCAAGCTGACGCGGCGCGCGGGACTGGCCGTGGTGACCGCCGGGCCGGGCGTCACCAACGCGGTCAGCGGAGTCGCCGGCGCCCGCTTCAGCGGCTCTCCGCTGATCCTGGTGGGCGGGCGCGCCCCCGACTCCCGGTGGGGCCAGGGGCTGCTGCAGGAGCTCGACCAGCCGCCGCTGCTGGACTCGGTCACCAAGCGCGCCTGGACCGTGCACGCCACCGACGGCATCGGCGCGGCGCTGGACGAGGCCGCCCTGCTGGCCAACGGGGCCCACCGCGGTCCGGTGTTCCTCGATATCCCCATGGACCGCCTCTACGACCAGGCCGAGGTCGAACTGGCGCCCTCCGGCGGGGCCGCCGACCGCGCGCCCGACCCGGGCCGCGTCAGCGAGGCGGCCCGCCTCATCGGCGAAGCGGAGCGGCCGGTACTCGTCTACGGCTCCGACGTCTGGCTCGACGGCGCCGCACAGGAGGCGCTGGAGGCCGCCGAGGAGCTGCGCATCCCCGTCATCACCAACGGCCAGGGCCGCGGGGTGCTGCCCGGCGGCCACCCCCTGCTGGCCAACCGGGCGCGGGGAGCCGCCCTGGGCCGCGCCGACCTCGTCGTCGTGGTGGGTACGCCGCTGGACTTCCGGCTGGGGCACGGCCTCTTCGGCGGAAAGGACGGATACCCGCTGGCCCGGGTCGTGCACGTGGCCGACTCCGCCGAGCAGGTCACCGAGCACATGACACCCGCCGCCGCGGTGTGGGGGGACCTGGCCGCGGCACTGCGCGGCATCGCCGGCGCCGCCAAGCCGACCGCCGCCGCCGACAGCTGGCGCACCGAGATCGCCGAGGCCGCGGCCGCGGCGACCGCATCCGACTCCGACGCGCTCGCCAGCGAGAGCGACCCGATCCACCCCGCGCGCATCTACGGCGAACTCAACCGACTGCTCGACGACGACGCCGTCGTCATCGGCGACGGCGGCGACTTCGTCTCCTACGCCGGCAAGTACGTCGAGCCCCGGCACCCCGGCCAGTGGCTCGACCCGGGCCCCTTCGGCTGCCTGGGCACCGGCATGGGCTACTCCATCGCCGCCCGGCTGGCCCGCCCCTCCTCGCAGGTCGTGACGCTGCTGGGCGACGGTGCGGCCGGGTTCTCGCTCATGGACGTCGACACCCTGGTGCGGCACAGGCTGCCCGTGGTGATGGTCTGCGGCAACAACGGCATCTGGGGGCTGGAGAAAGCGCCCATGCAGATGCTCTACGGCTACGACGTCGCCGCCGAGCTGAGGCCGCAGACCCGCTACGACGAGGTCGTGCGCGCCTTGGGCGGCGGCGGAGAGCTGGTGACCGACCCCGCGGAGATCGGCCCGGCCCTGCGCCGCGCCTTCGACTCCGGGGTGCCCTACATGGTCAACGTGGCCACCGACCCGGGCGACCTCTACCCGCGCAAGACGATGGGCGTGTGA
- a CDS encoding RNA polymerase sigma factor SigF: MPDRARARELFERLSELPEDAPERQRIRDELVELHLPLVEYLARRFRNRGEWLDDLTQVATIGLIKSIDRFDLDRGVEFSTYATPTIVGEIKRHFRDKGWAVRVPRRLQELKLSLTKAVSDLSQREGRAPTVHELAEHLGMTEEEVLEGLESANAYSTVSLDAPDSGDEDAPAVADSLGIVDDSLEGVEYRESLKPLLEQLPPREKRILLLRFFGNMTQSQIAQELGISQMHVSRLLARTLAQLRYALTSDE; the protein is encoded by the coding sequence GTGCCGGACCGCGCCCGTGCACGAGAGTTGTTCGAGCGCCTGAGCGAGCTTCCCGAGGACGCTCCCGAACGGCAACGTATCCGCGACGAGCTGGTCGAGCTGCACCTCCCGCTGGTGGAGTACCTGGCGCGCCGCTTCCGCAACCGCGGCGAGTGGCTGGACGACCTCACGCAGGTCGCCACCATCGGGCTGATCAAGTCCATCGACCGGTTCGACCTGGACCGCGGCGTGGAGTTCTCCACCTACGCCACGCCCACCATCGTCGGCGAGATCAAGCGGCACTTCCGCGACAAGGGCTGGGCCGTGCGGGTGCCGCGGCGGCTCCAGGAGTTGAAGCTGTCGCTGACCAAGGCGGTCAGCGACCTCTCCCAGCGCGAGGGCCGGGCGCCCACCGTCCACGAACTGGCCGAGCACCTCGGGATGACCGAGGAGGAGGTGCTGGAGGGGCTGGAGTCGGCCAACGCCTACTCGACGGTTTCGCTGGACGCGCCCGACAGCGGGGACGAGGACGCCCCGGCGGTCGCCGACTCGCTCGGCATCGTCGACGACTCGCTGGAGGGCGTGGAGTACCGGGAGTCGCTCAAGCCGCTGCTGGAGCAGCTGCCCCCGCGCGAGAAGCGCATCCTGCTGCTGCGCTTCTTCGGCAATATGACCCAGTCGCAGATCGCCCAGGAGCTGGGCATCTCCCAGATGCACGTCTCGCGGCTGCTGGCGCGCACGCTGGCCCAGCTGCGCTACGCGCTCACCTCAGACGAGTAG
- a CDS encoding GntR family transcriptional regulator, translating to MTGQRTLEDGHRVPKYYQVKKLLLELIEAMPAGNPVPPERALAAQFATSRTTVRQALTEMVVEGRLLRIQGKGTFVAKPKVAQVLQLTSYTQEMRSHGLHPATRILDVSYINADDQLAELLAIRSGGRVLRIERLRLANGEPMAVETAHLAARRFPGLRRQLDRYASLYEALASAYEVRLVEAEATIETVLATPNEARLLGVDVGLPLVLHCQHSFDGEGHPVEWVRSLYRGDRYKFVTRLRPPEVE from the coding sequence GTGACGGGTCAGCGAACGCTCGAAGACGGTCACCGAGTTCCGAAGTATTACCAGGTCAAGAAGCTGCTCCTGGAACTCATCGAGGCCATGCCCGCCGGTAACCCGGTACCGCCCGAACGCGCCCTCGCGGCCCAGTTCGCGACCTCGCGTACCACGGTCCGCCAAGCGCTGACCGAGATGGTGGTCGAGGGCCGGCTGCTGCGCATCCAGGGCAAGGGCACCTTCGTCGCCAAGCCGAAGGTGGCCCAGGTGCTCCAGCTGACCAGCTACACACAGGAGATGCGCTCGCACGGCCTGCACCCGGCCACGCGCATCCTCGACGTCAGCTACATCAACGCCGACGACCAGCTGGCCGAACTGCTGGCGATCCGCTCAGGGGGACGGGTACTGCGCATCGAGCGGCTGCGGCTGGCCAACGGCGAGCCGATGGCCGTCGAGACGGCGCACCTGGCGGCGCGCCGCTTCCCCGGCCTGCGCCGCCAGCTCGACCGCTACGCGTCGCTTTACGAGGCGCTGGCAAGCGCCTACGAGGTACGCCTGGTCGAGGCCGAGGCCACCATCGAAACCGTGCTGGCCACGCCCAACGAGGCGCGGCTGCTGGGCGTGGACGTGGGGCTGCCGCTGGTGCTGCACTGCCAGCACAGCTTCGACGGCGAGGGCCACCCCGTGGAATGGGTGCGCTCGCTCTACCGCGGCGACCGCTACAAGTTCGTCACCCGGCTGCGCCCGCCCGAGGTGGAGTGA